The proteins below are encoded in one region of Effusibacillus dendaii:
- the rpmA gene encoding 50S ribosomal protein L27, with protein sequence MLKLNLQQFASKKGVGSSKNGRDSIAKRLGVKRQDGQVVTAGSILVRQRGTKIYPGVNVGIGGDDTLFAKVEGRVAFERMGRDKKKVSVYPVQAAEAVQP encoded by the coding sequence ATGTTGAAACTGAATTTGCAGCAGTTTGCATCCAAAAAAGGGGTAGGTAGCTCCAAGAACGGTCGTGACTCGATCGCAAAACGGCTTGGCGTGAAGCGTCAGGACGGACAGGTGGTTACAGCGGGAAGCATTTTGGTTCGCCAGCGCGGCACCAAAATTTATCCGGGTGTGAACGTCGGCATTGGCGGGGACGATACACTGTTTGCGAAAGTGGAAGGTCGCGTTGCATTCGAACGGATGGGCCGCGACAAGAAAAAAGTTTCCGTATACCCCGTGCAAGCGGCGGAAGCGGTACAGCCATAA
- the rplU gene encoding 50S ribosomal protein L21 has protein sequence MYAIVETGGKQYKVQEGDVLFIEKLAAEEGATVNFDKVLLVGKEDGVVVGTPTVAGATVSATVVTHGKAKKIIVFKYKAKKNSRKKQGHRQPYTKVQIEKINA, from the coding sequence ATGTACGCAATCGTTGAAACAGGCGGCAAACAGTACAAAGTGCAAGAGGGCGACGTTCTCTTCATTGAAAAACTGGCTGCAGAAGAAGGCGCAACGGTCAACTTTGACAAGGTTCTGCTGGTCGGCAAAGAAGACGGCGTCGTAGTTGGAACTCCGACAGTGGCAGGTGCAACTGTATCGGCTACCGTTGTAACGCACGGCAAAGCGAAGAAAATTATCGTGTTCAAGTACAAAGCCAAAAAGAACTCGCGTAAAAAGCAAGGCCATCGTCAACCGTATACCAAAGTGCAGATCGAAAAGATCAACGCCTAA
- a CDS encoding amino acid ABC transporter substrate-binding protein: MKNWKKIVSVAATAALLGASLTGCGGKATSGPSGQAPDKIKIGAVLPLTGKESKVGGYFKAAYELAVKQVNDQGGIMLKDYNKKVPVELTVQDDQTDQTKSVSLFERLATVDKVDAMLGGYPTPGVMAQTVVPEKYHIPYVNGGGASSSIYKRGMKYVFGTLAPVEELATTSMDVLKEQMDAGKLTKPARLVVLWENTDHGKEYLDGIKQWVDKNPGYAQIVMTEGFELYGSDYSSLLTKVKNANGTIFLVDAHLPDYILMHRQYTEMGLKHEMVSYGARGPDKDARDALGKATDYVFAGVWWDKNLPYPQVQQFVKDFESFTESQGKKMTAEWYAAISYEAARALLKAIENAGSVDKQKVRDALANLTMDKSIMPGQVLKFGPEGQAHYPYVVTQNKEGGKTDIVYPKDSKTGDIVAPIPR, encoded by the coding sequence ATGAAAAACTGGAAAAAAATCGTTTCCGTTGCAGCGACTGCTGCACTGCTTGGTGCATCTCTAACTGGATGCGGCGGTAAAGCGACTTCCGGTCCCAGCGGACAAGCACCAGACAAAATAAAAATCGGTGCGGTTCTGCCCTTGACAGGAAAGGAAAGTAAGGTTGGAGGTTATTTCAAAGCGGCTTATGAATTGGCAGTCAAACAAGTGAACGATCAGGGCGGCATTATGTTGAAAGATTACAACAAAAAAGTGCCGGTAGAACTGACCGTACAGGATGACCAGACGGATCAGACCAAGTCGGTGTCGCTGTTTGAACGTCTTGCGACGGTCGATAAAGTGGACGCGATGTTGGGCGGTTATCCGACTCCGGGCGTAATGGCGCAAACCGTCGTGCCTGAAAAGTATCATATCCCCTATGTGAATGGCGGCGGAGCTTCTTCTTCTATTTACAAACGGGGAATGAAATACGTGTTCGGAACGTTGGCGCCTGTGGAAGAATTGGCTACCACCTCGATGGATGTACTGAAAGAACAAATGGATGCGGGGAAATTGACAAAACCTGCTAGACTGGTCGTACTTTGGGAGAATACCGACCACGGAAAAGAATATTTGGACGGCATCAAACAGTGGGTAGATAAAAACCCAGGGTACGCACAAATTGTAATGACAGAAGGTTTCGAACTTTATGGAAGCGATTACAGCTCTCTTCTCACCAAAGTGAAAAATGCGAACGGCACCATTTTCCTGGTGGACGCTCACTTGCCGGACTACATTCTCATGCATCGTCAATATACCGAAATGGGCCTGAAGCATGAAATGGTCAGCTATGGTGCAAGAGGACCTGATAAAGACGCAAGAGACGCGCTTGGCAAAGCGACCGATTATGTGTTTGCCGGCGTTTGGTGGGATAAGAACCTGCCCTATCCGCAAGTGCAACAGTTTGTGAAAGATTTTGAATCGTTCACCGAGTCTCAAGGAAAGAAAATGACTGCGGAATGGTATGCGGCCATTTCCTATGAAGCGGCTCGGGCTCTGTTAAAAGCGATCGAAAATGCAGGATCTGTGGATAAACAAAAAGTTCGGGACGCTCTGGCGAACCTGACGATGGATAAATCGATTATGCCGGGGCAGGTACTGAAGTTCGGTCCGGAAGGGCAAGCACATTACCCGTATGTGGTGACACAGAACAAAGAAGGCGGTAAAACCGACATTGTTTACCCGAAAGACTCTAAGACGGGTGATATAGTCGCACCGATTCCCCGCTAA
- a CDS encoding ribosomal-processing cysteine protease Prp, translating into MIQVNIHRDWQGHIDSFRAAGHSLFAENGNDIVCAAVSILVQNCVNSIETLLHVTIPAVSKDGLVECKIPPLDDSLAKQVQLLLESMAYGLRTLAESYPKHVSVVDND; encoded by the coding sequence ATGATACAGGTCAACATCCATCGGGATTGGCAGGGACACATTGACTCTTTTCGCGCGGCAGGACATTCGTTGTTTGCTGAGAACGGCAATGATATTGTATGCGCGGCCGTATCCATATTGGTGCAAAACTGTGTAAACAGCATCGAGACTCTCTTGCATGTCACGATTCCTGCTGTCAGTAAGGACGGTTTGGTGGAATGCAAGATTCCGCCATTAGACGATTCGCTTGCAAAGCAAGTTCAATTGTTGCTGGAAAGTATGGCGTACGGCTTGCGTACTCTTGCGGAATCATATCCCAAGCACGTAAGCGTTGTGGATAACGATTGA
- a CDS encoding ABC transporter ATP-binding protein translates to MSILKVEGLSKYFGGLAAVKDVGFEMQEGMIMGLIGPNGAGKTTLFTMIAGSQKPSAGTITYRDRQIQGISADRAVKLGVCRTNQVVKPFRELSVVENVMVGAFYGRNKLFGKKAAEKEARRILEFIGMENLADLPAGQLSIGNLKRLEIARALATKPDLLLLDEICGGLTPSETAKTMELMKQIRSEQGISILYIEHDMKAVMSVCDRILVLNYGQKIAEGTPQEIVTNQQVIDAYLGQSETA, encoded by the coding sequence ATGTCCATTTTGAAAGTGGAAGGATTGTCGAAATATTTCGGAGGCTTGGCGGCAGTTAAGGATGTCGGTTTTGAAATGCAGGAAGGGATGATCATGGGATTGATCGGTCCAAACGGTGCAGGCAAAACCACTCTTTTTACAATGATTGCCGGATCGCAAAAACCATCTGCTGGCACCATTACCTACCGAGACAGGCAGATTCAGGGAATTTCCGCAGACAGAGCAGTCAAACTGGGGGTTTGCCGTACCAATCAGGTGGTCAAACCGTTCCGGGAACTGTCAGTTGTGGAAAACGTCATGGTGGGTGCGTTTTATGGCCGAAATAAACTGTTTGGCAAAAAAGCGGCTGAAAAGGAAGCGCGGCGTATTTTGGAGTTTATCGGAATGGAGAATTTGGCCGACTTGCCTGCCGGGCAACTGAGTATCGGAAATCTCAAACGATTGGAAATTGCACGTGCGTTGGCGACCAAGCCAGATCTGCTCTTGCTTGATGAAATCTGCGGCGGCTTGACTCCTTCCGAAACGGCCAAGACGATGGAATTGATGAAACAGATTCGCAGTGAGCAAGGAATTTCCATTCTTTATATCGAACATGACATGAAAGCGGTTATGAGCGTGTGTGACCGTATTCTCGTTTTAAATTACGGCCAAAAGATTGCGGAAGGCACCCCGCAGGAAATCGTAACCAACCAGCAAGTGATCGATGCGTATCTCGGTCAGAGCGAAACGGCGTAA
- a CDS encoding branched-chain amino acid ABC transporter permease: MNTFFDLLVSSILLAGLYMTMSFGLTMIYGVMKIINLAHAGVIMLGAYLTYTLYHTLGIDPILSLVINLPLFFLFGMFIHRVFVSRVPLADVPTLPSLLLLFGIWLILQNIAYLIWSGNDRSIMTAYTTSTFQILGAHVSLIRVIVFVISILALIFLQLFLSRTYMGKAIRAITQNRNSARLAGIDVERISMVAFGIGIAFAALAGTLMSTMYSFNPDFGRTFLLKAFVIIVLGGLESFYGVAIGALLLALFESYSALFIQASLQPAISFTLLVVILIFLPGGITGLLQRRRKAA, from the coding sequence ATGAATACTTTTTTTGATCTGCTGGTGAGTTCCATCCTGCTGGCCGGTCTGTACATGACAATGTCTTTCGGTCTGACTATGATCTACGGCGTTATGAAAATCATCAATCTGGCACATGCCGGTGTTATCATGCTGGGCGCCTATCTGACCTATACGTTGTATCATACGCTCGGGATCGATCCGATCTTGTCGCTCGTTATCAATTTACCTCTCTTTTTCCTGTTTGGGATGTTCATCCACCGTGTTTTTGTCAGTCGGGTGCCATTGGCCGATGTTCCGACATTGCCGTCACTTTTGTTGCTATTTGGAATCTGGCTGATCTTGCAAAATATTGCGTATCTGATTTGGAGCGGGAATGACCGATCCATCATGACGGCGTACACCACCTCGACGTTTCAGATTTTAGGTGCCCATGTCTCGCTGATCCGCGTAATCGTATTTGTCATCAGCATATTGGCTTTGATCTTTCTGCAACTGTTTCTCAGCAGAACGTATATGGGCAAGGCTATTCGGGCGATTACCCAAAATCGGAACTCAGCTCGTTTGGCAGGTATTGATGTGGAACGCATCTCCATGGTGGCGTTCGGAATCGGAATTGCGTTTGCCGCACTGGCCGGTACGCTGATGTCGACCATGTATTCCTTTAACCCTGATTTTGGCCGTACCTTCCTGTTGAAAGCATTTGTCATTATCGTGCTGGGAGGACTGGAAAGTTTTTATGGTGTGGCAATCGGCGCACTGCTTCTGGCGTTATTTGAGTCTTACAGCGCGTTGTTTATTCAAGCCAGCCTGCAGCCAGCCATTTCGTTCACTCTGCTTGTTGTGATCCTGATCTTTTTGCCGGGCGGGATTACCGGACTGCTGCAGCGAAGGAGGAAAGCGGCATGA
- a CDS encoding branched-chain amino acid ABC transporter permease, with product MKKLILPVVLLVILALLPVFQVNEYILHLGIMTFLYIVLSSSWNILGGLAGQVSFGFSVFWGMGAYTLALALKAGYSLFISILLAIILAAVFSVIIGFPTLRLRGPYFAIATIGVGEAVRVFMLVFAPGGASGVTVFDPTAFGKESHYYSAFVLLVIILAVVRWIMNSKFGLGLKAIKENEDAAIALGVNTIWLKVSAHLIAAVFIAIAGALYARYQMFIEPNGVFSFQQGISILMMPVIGGLGTFWGPIIGAIVFIVIQDQLMASYPELNMLMYGVLLVLIILFEGGGVVGFGKRIVRLLRKKPNSSAASNSVAANPSNH from the coding sequence ATGAAGAAGTTGATCTTGCCAGTCGTACTTCTGGTTATCTTGGCTTTGCTGCCGGTATTTCAAGTCAATGAGTACATCCTGCATTTGGGAATCATGACGTTTTTGTATATTGTGCTGAGTTCCTCATGGAATATTTTGGGCGGATTAGCAGGTCAAGTTTCCTTCGGATTTTCCGTGTTTTGGGGAATGGGCGCCTATACGCTTGCGTTGGCATTGAAAGCGGGATATTCCCTGTTTATCAGCATTTTGTTGGCGATCATCCTGGCCGCAGTGTTTTCCGTTATCATCGGGTTCCCTACGTTGCGGCTGCGGGGTCCGTATTTTGCGATCGCCACGATCGGGGTTGGCGAAGCGGTACGGGTCTTCATGCTTGTGTTTGCGCCGGGTGGCGCTTCCGGAGTTACCGTGTTTGATCCGACCGCTTTCGGTAAAGAGTCCCACTACTATTCCGCATTTGTGCTGCTTGTCATCATATTGGCTGTGGTTCGCTGGATTATGAATTCAAAATTCGGACTTGGGTTGAAAGCGATCAAGGAAAATGAAGACGCAGCCATTGCGCTCGGCGTCAACACCATTTGGCTGAAAGTGTCTGCCCATCTGATTGCGGCCGTCTTTATCGCTATTGCCGGCGCTTTGTATGCCCGTTATCAAATGTTTATCGAACCAAACGGTGTGTTCAGCTTTCAGCAGGGGATTTCCATCCTGATGATGCCAGTCATCGGCGGTTTGGGAACATTTTGGGGCCCAATTATTGGAGCGATCGTGTTTATCGTCATTCAGGACCAGTTGATGGCTTCCTATCCAGAGTTAAATATGTTGATGTACGGTGTGTTGCTCGTCTTGATCATCCTGTTTGAAGGCGGCGGGGTGGTCGGTTTTGGCAAACGAATCGTCCGACTGCTGCGCAAAAAGCCAAACTCGTCAGCCGCTTCGAACAGTGTAGCAGCAAATCCGTCAAATCACTAA